DNA sequence from the Streptomyces sp. MST-110588 genome:
CGTATCCGAGGTGCAATTTCGACTGGTCCTGCTCCTTCTCGGCGTTGCCGGCCTTGTCGGCGCTGTCGTTGTTACGGGGCACCGAGTAACGCAGCCCCGTGTCCGTGACCAGGAACAGCGATCCGCTGTCGGCATTGGCGGTCACCTGCTGGTAGAGCAGTCCGCTGCCGGGCGTGACGTAGGAGGTGGCGCCGGGGGCGATGGGGGCGGGGTAGTCCTTGCCGACCCAGGTCGCCATGTCCGGTACGGCCTTGTTGAACCCGAGCGCCTTGCCGGCGCCGTTGGCGTACTCCGTGCTGGTGCCCTTGTAGACGCTGCAGGTGACGTCCGCGCGGTTCTGCGAGCCGAGGCCGGTCCCGGCCCCGCCCGGGGCCGCGGCGGCGTTGGCCATGGAGACCACTTCGCTGGGCCAGGGCAGCGCCGCGCCCGTACGCGGGTCGGCGCCCATGAACTGGACCGGCTGTTCCTTCTCGTCGGTCTTGGGGGTGATGCTGGAGGCGGAGACGGAGATGGCCTCCATCTTGCGGTCGCTCTTCTGGACCGCCTGGGCGTTGGGGCCCTCCAGCAGGAGCTTGGCGATGAAGTTGGACACCTTCTCCAGGCCGTCCTTGAGGACGACGTACTTCTGCTGGGAGTCGCTGGTCTGAAGGATGCTGCCGATGGTGTTGTGACCGGCCGGAACGCCCTTGGCGGTGCTGGGTTTGCCCGCGTCGGGGACGGCGGGCAGGCCGATGGGCACCGGGCTCTTGATGAGGGTGTTCATCCACTCCGCCGAGACCTGCTGGGGCTGGGCGTCGCCGAAGATGATGCGGCGCAGCAGGGCGTTGGCCGCCTCCTTGTTGCCGCCGGACAGCGGGATCTTTCCGCCCATGGTCGCGTCGAAGGTGAAGGCCACGCCGTTCTGGTCCACCAGGTACTTGACGCCCTTCGGGTCCTGCACGTACAGCGCCTGGTGGAGGTCGAGCCTGCCGTTGCCCTCGACCCGCTTCTTGTCCTTGCCGCCGAGTACGAAGACGGCCTGCTGGGCCTTGCTGTTCTCGCCGCTGCCCGGCCGTACGCACACCGCCCAGACCTTCGGCGCCTCCGCCTCCTTCGCGGACGGCAGCCGGTCGGGGGCGTAGGGAATTCCGATCGCGGGGCCGTGCGGAATTTTTCCGTCCAGCTCGGATTCCTTGACCTTGACGACCTTGAACTTCTTGGGGTCCAGCAGGAGTTTGGCCGAGGCCAGATTCAGGATGGGGTGCAGCAGTTTTTGATTCTTGCCGTTTTCGTCCTTGCTGTTGAGGACGACATAACGGGTGGTGGATTCATCGCCGACGATGACGTTCTGCGCCGGGGTGTCCCAGCCTTTGGGAGCGACCGGCTTGAGAATTCCGCAGGCCCCGAACCCCACCAGGACGACCGCACCCAGCACGATGCTCGGCAGCACCGACCGCAGCGGTCGCGGCGCGCTCTCGATCGAGCCGTTCGGCAGCGGCTTCAGAAATGCGGCAGTCGTCCGCTTTCGCGCGAACGAATACGCATTCAGCTCGTCCCGACGTGATGCCATTGTTGCTTTCTCTCCCCGCCTGTCGGATCCACCAAGGACCGCACCCGGCACTCGCGCCGCAGCGCCCTCTACTATGCCGTGTGTCGATCGACCCGTACGGTACGGGTGCCACCTTCCAGCGCACCAGTCTCATCGGCGGTCACCACGCCTAGAGGCCACACCACCAGTAGAGGAGCAGGCCGGGGGATGTCCAGCGCCACCAGGGCTCGACGCCGCAATGGGCGGCAGCAGCAGCAACAGCCTTACGCTCCGCCGCAGAACACGGGAAACGCGGGACAAAACGGTATGGCGCCCGGCGGTGCGGGCAATAGCGGCGGAGATCCGGCGAACCGGGCGGCCGGTCCGGTGGCGCCCCGGCTGCGGGCCCAGGCGGGAAGCATCGGCGGCGTACGCGTCCAGCAGCTCGCCATCATCGAACTCGCGGCGGCGCTGGTCCTGGTGGGCCTGGCGATCCGGAATCCCATCGCGCTGTCCGTCGCCGGCGTGGTGGCGGTCGTCCTGGTCGTCTTCGGGCTCGGCCGGCGCCGGCGGGTGCCGCTTCCCGAGTGGATCGCCACCGTCCGTGCGATGAAGAGCCGCACCAAGCGCAGTGCGTCGGCCGCCGGGACCAACGGGGTCGACCCGGCGTTCGCGCCGGTCGTGGAGTGCGACCCGGCGCTGCGCACGTATGAATACACCGACTCCGAGCAGCGGGCCGTCGGCTTCGTCGGAGACGGAACGTTTCTGACGGCCCTGGTGCAGATCGACGCCCGGGACGAGCCGCTGCGCCCGCAGCGCGGCCGGCACCCGCTGCCGCTGGACGCACTGCACGCCGCACTGGACATCGAGGACATCCACCTCGAATCCGTCCAGTTCGTGCAGTACACCCAGCCCGCGCCGGCGCCGCACCTGCCCGAGCAGGCCATCGCGGCCCGTTCGTACGCCCCTCTCCAGGCACAGACCCGCACCCCGGCCCTCCAGCTCACCTGGATCGCGCTCAAGCTCGACCCCGAACTGTGCGCCGAGGCCATCGAGGCACGCGGCGGCGGCATGGGCGGCGCCCAGCGGTCGCTGCTGCGCGCCGCCGACCAGCTCGTCAGCCGGCTCACCGCCCGCGGGCTGCGCGCCCGGGTGCTGGACGAGCGCGAAGTGGTGGCCGCGATCGGCACCGCGGTGTGCGTCAGTCCGCGCGCGGCCAACGGGGCGATGGGCCGGGACGGGCGGGCCGCCCGCCGTACCCAGGAGACGATCCGGGCCGTACGCTGCGACGACCGCTGGCACTCCACGTACTGGATCGGCCGCTGGCCCCAACTCGGCCAGGGCGGCACGCCGCTGTCCGGCATCGCCCAGCTCCTGACCAGCACCCCGGCGATGGCCTCCACCTTCGCGCTGACCGCCTCGCACGGCGGCGGACGCGCCCCGGCGATCTCCGGTTACGTCCGGCTCTCCACCCGCAGCGAGAACGAACTGGACGCGGCGCAAGGGGAGTTGGAGCGCCGTTCCGGCTCCGTGAAGGTCGGGCTCGTACGACTGGACCGTGAGCAGTTGCCCGGCCTCCTGGCCACGCTCCCCCTCGGAGGTACCCGCTGATGGCCACGCCCACCTACCAGCCCCGCACCGACCAGGGCGGCAACGGCTGGCGCAATCCCCCCATCGGCGGCCCGGCGGCCGGCGGCGGACGGCGGCTCTCCCACGAGCCCCGGCCGGACGAGCGCCAGGCGGCGCCGGCCGGCCCCAAGCCGCAGCCCGGCTTCGGCCTGCGCGGCCCCGGCGCAGCCCGCACGTCCTGACCACCGAGTCCCTGGCCGCCCTGACGCTGCCGGTCGGTGACGACGGCGTGATCATCGGCATCGACCCGGAGAACCAGCCGGCGGTGCTGAGCCTGCTGCGGCCCAACCCCCTGGAAGTGGTGTTGGTCGGCAGCATGTGGATGGCCCAGGTGCTGGCGCTGCGTACGGTCGCCACCGGCGCGCGGGTCGCGGTGGAGACCGCCCGGCCGCCGGCCTGGGCCCAGATGGCGCAGGCCGCGGGCGGTGGCCAGCAGTGCGTCTCGGTGCATGACGTACGGCAGATCGCGCCGCAGGGACCGTCGGTGTCCAGCCCGGTTCTGGTGGTCCGGGACATGGGCGCGCGCCCGCCGCGCAACCAGTTGGCACCCAGCCCCTGGCAGTCCGTCCTGACCGTGCTCCCCTTCCTGGGGCCTCGCTCGCCGCAGATGCTGGCCCGGGCGGACCTGGTGGGCCTGCAGCGGCTCTCTCCGGAGGAGGCCGAGGTCGTCACCCGCATCATGCATCTGCCGCCGCAGGTCGGCGGGGTGCTGCCGACCCTCAGCGACAACGCGATGCTCTGGTGCACGCGCGACAACCACCAGTTCGTGATGACCCAGCCCACCGAGGCGGAGACCGGCCTGCTGGGCGCCGCGCGACGGATGGACTGACACCACCGGGCCGTCACGGCCCTGTCGCGGGCCGACGCCGGGGAACGGCCGCGGGCCGTTTACGCTACGGGCGCACCCCCGGGGGTGCGCCCGTTGGTGCGTCGAGAGACCTTTGATGACGACATGACATCGGCTGCCGTTTGAGGCCGTCTCTTGATTAGGCTGTACGGAGAGCCGCAGGAGCACACTGGACGGCTGCCGATACGGGGATGGAGAGAGTTAAGTGTTGGGCCAACCCGGGGTGGTGTGTTCCGACGTCCGCTACATCCGATTGATCCGCCTGTATCCGGTCCTGCCGTTCAGGTGCGTTTCAGTACACCAGGAGGCACAGTGAACGAGCGGGAGGCTTTCCGCCCGGACGGGAACGATCCTGACGACGACCAGTCCGAGTTCGACCTGACCGGCGAGTTCAAGATCGACTTCGCTGCGCCGGCCTGGTACACGAGCAGCGACACCAACGGTGGTGGCTCGGGCGCGAGCGCCGCGGCGCCGCCCGCCGGTCCCGCCGCCTCCACTCCCCCTGCGTCTCCCGCACCCGCTCCCGCCACCTCGTCCGCCCCGCCGCCCACAGGCGCTCCGTTGGGCGCCGCGCCCGTACAGGGCGCCCCGGAGGCCCCGCAGGGCGCGCCCGCGCCGGTGACCGCGGCTCCGGGCGCTCCGGGCGCTCCGGGCGCTCCGGTCCCCGCGGCACCCGCTCCCGCTCCCGCTCCCGCCGATGGCGTCGCGCCGCCCGGATTCCCGACGCTGCGGCCCAGCGACGGCGGTACGGACGCCGGCGCCGCTCCGGCGCAGAACGCGGCGACGCCCGCCGCCCCGGAACAGGAGACAGCCGCCGGAGCCGGGACCACACCGCCCGAGTCCGCGCCGGCCGAAGCCGCGCCGTCCGAAGCCGGGTCCGGCCCCTCGGACGCCGCGGCCGGATCCGCGGACGCCGGCAACGTCCGTACGGGCACGGGGGTCGACCCGTCGGCCTCGCTGTGGGACGACGACGACTCCGAGCCCGAACCGGCGCCCACCTCCGCACCGGCGCCCGCGGACGGGACCTCCGCGCCCGCCCCGGTGGCCGAACCGCAGGCGGAGGCCGGCGGTACCGCCGCTCCGGCCGCCGAGCCCGTGGCGGCGCCGCCCGCCGCGCCCGCGCCTCCCCTGCCCGAGGCCGGTGCGCCCGGCGCCGAGGCCGGTGCGCCTGCCGCCGCGCCGCAGGCCCCTCAGCAGCAGCCGCCCGCCCA
Encoded proteins:
- the eccB gene encoding type VII secretion protein EccB, with the protein product MASRRDELNAYSFARKRTTAAFLKPLPNGSIESAPRPLRSVLPSIVLGAVVLVGFGACGILKPVAPKGWDTPAQNVIVGDESTTRYVVLNSKDENGKNQKLLHPILNLASAKLLLDPKKFKVVKVKESELDGKIPHGPAIGIPYAPDRLPSAKEAEAPKVWAVCVRPGSGENSKAQQAVFVLGGKDKKRVEGNGRLDLHQALYVQDPKGVKYLVDQNGVAFTFDATMGGKIPLSGGNKEAANALLRRIIFGDAQPQQVSAEWMNTLIKSPVPIGLPAVPDAGKPSTAKGVPAGHNTIGSILQTSDSQQKYVVLKDGLEKVSNFIAKLLLEGPNAQAVQKSDRKMEAISVSASSITPKTDEKEQPVQFMGADPRTGAALPWPSEVVSMANAAAAPGGAGTGLGSQNRADVTCSVYKGTSTEYANGAGKALGFNKAVPDMATWVGKDYPAPIAPGATSYVTPGSGLLYQQVTANADSGSLFLVTDTGLRYSVPRNNDSADKAGNAEKEQDQSKLHLGYENVRPPTVDKAWSQLLSEGPVLDVSSAKKPQSS
- the eccE gene encoding type VII secretion protein EccE, coding for MAPGGAGNSGGDPANRAAGPVAPRLRAQAGSIGGVRVQQLAIIELAAALVLVGLAIRNPIALSVAGVVAVVLVVFGLGRRRRVPLPEWIATVRAMKSRTKRSASAAGTNGVDPAFAPVVECDPALRTYEYTDSEQRAVGFVGDGTFLTALVQIDARDEPLRPQRGRHPLPLDALHAALDIEDIHLESVQFVQYTQPAPAPHLPEQAIAARSYAPLQAQTRTPALQLTWIALKLDPELCAEAIEARGGGMGGAQRSLLRAADQLVSRLTARGLRARVLDEREVVAAIGTAVCVSPRAANGAMGRDGRAARRTQETIRAVRCDDRWHSTYWIGRWPQLGQGGTPLSGIAQLLTSTPAMASTFALTASHGGGRAPAISGYVRLSTRSENELDAAQGELERRSGSVKVGLVRLDREQLPGLLATLPLGGTR